In Salvelinus fontinalis isolate EN_2023a chromosome 25, ASM2944872v1, whole genome shotgun sequence, one genomic interval encodes:
- the LOC129822834 gene encoding zinc finger E-box-binding homeobox 1-like isoform X1 produces MADGPRCKRRKQANPRRNNVTNYSNVVKTPGSDSDDEDKLHIVEEDGSLADGADCDSNVPSEDHNGDRSDEAREECGSDGEDDGRTDALVEEMLQQGDTAVIYPEAPEDEPRQGTPEASGHDENGTPDAFSQLLTCPYCSRGYKRYTSLKEHIKLRHEKSEDNFSCSQCSYTFAYRTQLERHMTAHKAGRDQRHVTQSGGNRKFNCTECEKAFKYKHHLKEHLRIHSGEKPYECSNCKKRFSHSGSYSSHISSKKCISVISAVNGRPRPSAKASQCPSPAMPASPSSTTRTQIWDKPLQEQLPLNQIKSEPVDYEYKAMVLSPATTGGNGHGGVLNGRATAPLQGAVQAVMLPTMGLVSPISINLADLQNILKVAVDGNMIRQMLENNAKAAGTGTGATGVPHQQLISAISLPIIGQDGNATKIIINYSLDPSQTQLTAQNLKKEPQTLATMPGQPLAEAAIEPCSKAQQRLPEDLTLSRPPRSKEEKMEEENEKEEGGETTKTCLLCDDCPGGLDMLHALEHCKKASGLKINGDKSESPIASLLSKGVGNQPKNLLSLLKAYFALNAEPTKEELSKISDSVSLPTDVVKKWFDKMQSSQVSLGAPTPPSEEEGPLSETPGATVVSPKVRSEQDTEGPTMMQSGPAEATPAEVNGSMRSPASPTPLNLTAGGPVPAKPSSSDSTDGPLDLSLPKPTREEAAAAATYHAAVYSHQDEPLNLTKTCTTKKELPLAGAAGHHVTGQPVSLYTASPQSANPISIMTTQLPSGTIYAITDQGRAGMPCLRAVTTSNNQTILIPQLAYTYTTTATANSPAGTETQEKTTLQVNGIKEERQDTSSEGVSTMEELNDSDSAPSRKKMRKTESGMYACDLCDKIFQKSSSLLRHKYEHTGKRPHECGICRKAFKHKHHLIEHMRLHSGEKPYQCDKCGKRFSHSGSYSQHMNHRYSYCKKEAQEGSQGGIGEEVLEEEMESPVGLALGLGGEQQEQSDSRPTSSHLDSDERGSSTREDEEESEEEGEEEDMETAAGEEVEGDPDRVLDMDDIQVVRIGDEGGDEEDEAEGEKEEDTGREEGENEEEQGVERVVVGGEGEEGEEEGVVEVEVKEEQEEEEVTGKKADTRQEVQENREKEEEHEGEKEQAEEQVEEELSEKEALSEKEETMDTEKGLTSEDKEESGSRAAEESEVMKENEGETNRNTVSEDKNQTPTGEKGDPN; encoded by the exons taaccaactacagtaatgtggtgaaGACCCCTGGCTCAGACTCAGATGATGAGGACAAGCTGCACATCGTGGAGGAGGACGGGAGTCTGGCAGACGGGGCAGACTGTGATAGTAATGTGCCCAGTGAAGATCACAACGGAGACCGCTCAGATGAAG CGAGGGAGGAGTGTGGTTCAGACGGGGAGGACGATGGCAGGACGGATGCTCTGGTGGAAGAGATGCTGCAGCAGGGAGACACGGCCGTCATTTACCCAGAAGCGCCGGAGGACGAGCCACGCCAAGGGACGCCAGAGGCCAGCGGACATGACGAGAACG gcaCTCCGGATGCGTTCTCCCAGCTCCTCACCTGTCCCTACTGCTCCCGCGGCTACAAGCGCTACACGTCCCTGAAGGAGCACATCAAGCTGCGCCACGAGAAGAGCGAGGACAACTTCAGCTGCTCCCAGTGCAGCTACACTTTTGCCTACCGCACACAGCTGGAGAGACACATGACGGCCCACAAAGCTGGTAGAGACCAG AGGCACGTGACGCAGTCGGGGGGCAACCGCAAATTCAACTGCACCGAATGTGAAAAAGCATTTAAGTACAAGCACCACCTGAAGGAGCACCTACGCATCCACAGCG gagagaagccgtacGAGTGCTCCAACTGTAAGAAGCGTTTCTCCCACTCGGGCTCCTACAGTTCCCACATCAGCAGTAAGAAGTGCATCAGCGTGATCTCGGCAGTCAACGGCCGCCCCCGGCCCAGCGCCAAGGCGTCCCAGTGCCCGTCCCCAGCCATGCCCGCCTCGCCCTCCTCCACCACACGCACACAGATCTGGGATAAACCTTTACAGGAGCAACTACCCCTCAATCAGATCAAGAGCGAGCCAGTTGACTATGAGTACAAGGCCATGGTGTTGTCTCCAGCAACGACGGGAGGAAATGGTCATGGAGGGGTGTTAAACGGGCGTGCCACGGCCCCCCTGCAGGGTGCGGTGCAGGCTGTGATGCTCCCCACCATGGGTCTGGTATCTCCCATCAGCATCAACCTGGCAGACCTGCAGAACATCTTGAAG GTGGCGGTGGACGGTAACATGATCAGACAGATGTTGGAGAACAACGCCAAGGCAGCGGGGACCGGCACAGGGGCGACGGGTGTTCCTCACCAGCAGCTCATCTCAGCCATCAGTCTGCCCATCATCGGTCAGGACGGCAACGCCACCAAGATCATCATCAACTACAGCCTCGATCCCAGCCAGACCCAGCTCACTGCCCAGAACCTGAAGAAGGAACCTCAGACCCTGGCTACAATGCCAGGCCAGCCCCTGGCCGAGGCTGCCATAGAGCCCTGCAGCAAGGCCCAGCAGAGACTCCCAGAGGACCTGACACTCAGCAGGCCCCCCAGGAGCAAAGAGGAGAAGATGGAAGAGGAAAacgagaaggaggaggggggcgAGACCACTAAGACCTGTCTGCTCTGTGACGACTGCCCCGGTGGTCTGGACATGCTCCACGCACTCGAGCACTGTAAGAAAGCCTCAGGCCTCAAGATCAATGGGGACAAATCCGAGTCGCCCATAGCCTCGTTACTGTCCAAGGGGGTCGGGAACCAGCCCAAGAACCTCCTGTCCCTCCTCAAGGCCTACTTCGCCTTAAACGCTGAGCCAACCAAGGAGGAGCTCAGCAAGATCTCAGATTCAGTCAGCCTGCCCACCGACGTGGTCAAGAAGTGGTTTGACAAGATGCAGAGCAGTCAGGTTTCACTAGGAGCTCCGACACCTCCGTCTGAGGAAGAGGGACCCTTGTCTGAGACTCCTGGGGCCACAGTTGTGTCCCCTAAGGTAAGATCGGAGCAGGACACAGAGGGTCCCACCATGATGCAGTCCGGCCCAGCCGAGGCCACTCCGGCTGAGGTCAACGGCTCCATGCGCTCCCCAGCCTCCCCCACACCACTAAACCTGACCGCCGGGGGGCCCgtcccagccaaaccctcctccTCAGACAGCACTGATGGCCCTCTGGACCTGTCGCTACCAAAGCCCACCCGAGAGGAGGCCGCAGCCGCCGCCACTTACCACGCCGCTGTTTACTCCCATCAGGACGAACCCCTGAACTTGACAAAGACTTGCACAACAAAGAAAGAACTTCCGCTCGCTGGCGCCGCTGGCCACCACGTGACTGGTCAACCTGTGTCCCTGTACACCGCCAGCCCACAAAGTGCCAACCCCATCAGTATCATGACCACTCAGCTGCCCAGCGGGACCATTTATGCCATCACTGACCAGGGCCGTGCAGGCATGCCCTGCCTCCGGGCAGTTACCACCAGTAACAACCAGACTATCCTCATCCCACAGCTGGCCTATACCTATACCACTACAGCTACAGCCAACAGCCCtgcagggacagagacacaggagaAGACCACACTGCAGGTCAACGGCATCAAG GAGGAGCGTCAGGACACCAGCTCAGAGGGCGTGTCCACCATGGAAGAGCTGAACGACTCAGACTCTGCCCCTTCCAGGAAGAAAATGAGGAAAACGGAGAGTGGGATGTACGCCTGTGACCTGTGTGACAAGATCTTCCAGAAGAGCAGCTCTCTGCTCCGACATAAATACGAACACACAG GCAAGCGACCCCACGAGTGCGGTATCTGCAGGAAGGCCTTCAAACACAAGCACCACTTGATAGAACACATGCGTCTCCACTCTGGAGAGAAGCCCTACCAGTGCGACAAGTGTGGCAAGCGCTTCTCTCACTCGGGCTCCTACTCCCAGCACATGAACCACCGTTACTCCTATTGCAAGAAAGAGGCGCAGGAAGGAAGTCAGGGAGGTATAGGGGAGGAGGTgctggaggaggagatggagagcccTGTGGGGTTGGCCCTGGGCCTCGGAGGGGAGCAGCAGGAGCAGTCAGACAGCAGGCCCACCTCCTCCCACCTGGACTCTGACGAGCGAGGGAGCAGCACcagggaggacgaggaggagagcgaggaggagggagaggaggaggacatggaGACAGCGgcaggggaggaggtggagggggatcCAGACAGAGTTCTGGATATGGATGATATACAGGTGGTGCGGATAGGAGACGAGGGAGGGGACGAGGAGGACGAGGCGGAGGGGGAGAAGGAAGAAGACACTGgtcgagaggagggagagaatgaggaagagcagggagtggagagagtagtggtggggggtgaaggggaggaaggagaagaagagggggTAGTGGAGGTTGAAgtaaaggaggagcaggaggaagaggaggttacAGGGAAAAAGGCAGACACAAGGCAAGAGGTACAGGAGaacagggagaaagaggaggaacaTGAAGGTGAGAAGGAACAGGCTgaggagcaggtggaggaggAGCTGTCTGAGAAGGAGGCGCTGTCTGAGAAGGAGGAGACAATGGACACAGAGAAAGGATTGACCTCGGAGGACAAGGAAGAGTCAGGGTCGAGGGCGGCGGAGGAAAGCGAGGTCATGAAAGAGAATGAAGGTGAAACAAACAGGAACACTGTTTCAGAAGACAAGAACCAGACACCGACAGGAGAGAAAGGTGATCCGAATTAA
- the LOC129822834 gene encoding zinc finger E-box-binding homeobox 1-like isoform X2 — MATCAVTNYSNVVKTPGSDSDDEDKLHIVEEDGSLADGADCDSNVPSEDHNGDRSDEAREECGSDGEDDGRTDALVEEMLQQGDTAVIYPEAPEDEPRQGTPEASGHDENGTPDAFSQLLTCPYCSRGYKRYTSLKEHIKLRHEKSEDNFSCSQCSYTFAYRTQLERHMTAHKAGRDQRHVTQSGGNRKFNCTECEKAFKYKHHLKEHLRIHSGEKPYECSNCKKRFSHSGSYSSHISSKKCISVISAVNGRPRPSAKASQCPSPAMPASPSSTTRTQIWDKPLQEQLPLNQIKSEPVDYEYKAMVLSPATTGGNGHGGVLNGRATAPLQGAVQAVMLPTMGLVSPISINLADLQNILKVAVDGNMIRQMLENNAKAAGTGTGATGVPHQQLISAISLPIIGQDGNATKIIINYSLDPSQTQLTAQNLKKEPQTLATMPGQPLAEAAIEPCSKAQQRLPEDLTLSRPPRSKEEKMEEENEKEEGGETTKTCLLCDDCPGGLDMLHALEHCKKASGLKINGDKSESPIASLLSKGVGNQPKNLLSLLKAYFALNAEPTKEELSKISDSVSLPTDVVKKWFDKMQSSQVSLGAPTPPSEEEGPLSETPGATVVSPKVRSEQDTEGPTMMQSGPAEATPAEVNGSMRSPASPTPLNLTAGGPVPAKPSSSDSTDGPLDLSLPKPTREEAAAAATYHAAVYSHQDEPLNLTKTCTTKKELPLAGAAGHHVTGQPVSLYTASPQSANPISIMTTQLPSGTIYAITDQGRAGMPCLRAVTTSNNQTILIPQLAYTYTTTATANSPAGTETQEKTTLQVNGIKEERQDTSSEGVSTMEELNDSDSAPSRKKMRKTESGMYACDLCDKIFQKSSSLLRHKYEHTGKRPHECGICRKAFKHKHHLIEHMRLHSGEKPYQCDKCGKRFSHSGSYSQHMNHRYSYCKKEAQEGSQGGIGEEVLEEEMESPVGLALGLGGEQQEQSDSRPTSSHLDSDERGSSTREDEEESEEEGEEEDMETAAGEEVEGDPDRVLDMDDIQVVRIGDEGGDEEDEAEGEKEEDTGREEGENEEEQGVERVVVGGEGEEGEEEGVVEVEVKEEQEEEEVTGKKADTRQEVQENREKEEEHEGEKEQAEEQVEEELSEKEALSEKEETMDTEKGLTSEDKEESGSRAAEESEVMKENEGETNRNTVSEDKNQTPTGEKGDPN; from the exons taaccaactacagtaatgtggtgaaGACCCCTGGCTCAGACTCAGATGATGAGGACAAGCTGCACATCGTGGAGGAGGACGGGAGTCTGGCAGACGGGGCAGACTGTGATAGTAATGTGCCCAGTGAAGATCACAACGGAGACCGCTCAGATGAAG CGAGGGAGGAGTGTGGTTCAGACGGGGAGGACGATGGCAGGACGGATGCTCTGGTGGAAGAGATGCTGCAGCAGGGAGACACGGCCGTCATTTACCCAGAAGCGCCGGAGGACGAGCCACGCCAAGGGACGCCAGAGGCCAGCGGACATGACGAGAACG gcaCTCCGGATGCGTTCTCCCAGCTCCTCACCTGTCCCTACTGCTCCCGCGGCTACAAGCGCTACACGTCCCTGAAGGAGCACATCAAGCTGCGCCACGAGAAGAGCGAGGACAACTTCAGCTGCTCCCAGTGCAGCTACACTTTTGCCTACCGCACACAGCTGGAGAGACACATGACGGCCCACAAAGCTGGTAGAGACCAG AGGCACGTGACGCAGTCGGGGGGCAACCGCAAATTCAACTGCACCGAATGTGAAAAAGCATTTAAGTACAAGCACCACCTGAAGGAGCACCTACGCATCCACAGCG gagagaagccgtacGAGTGCTCCAACTGTAAGAAGCGTTTCTCCCACTCGGGCTCCTACAGTTCCCACATCAGCAGTAAGAAGTGCATCAGCGTGATCTCGGCAGTCAACGGCCGCCCCCGGCCCAGCGCCAAGGCGTCCCAGTGCCCGTCCCCAGCCATGCCCGCCTCGCCCTCCTCCACCACACGCACACAGATCTGGGATAAACCTTTACAGGAGCAACTACCCCTCAATCAGATCAAGAGCGAGCCAGTTGACTATGAGTACAAGGCCATGGTGTTGTCTCCAGCAACGACGGGAGGAAATGGTCATGGAGGGGTGTTAAACGGGCGTGCCACGGCCCCCCTGCAGGGTGCGGTGCAGGCTGTGATGCTCCCCACCATGGGTCTGGTATCTCCCATCAGCATCAACCTGGCAGACCTGCAGAACATCTTGAAG GTGGCGGTGGACGGTAACATGATCAGACAGATGTTGGAGAACAACGCCAAGGCAGCGGGGACCGGCACAGGGGCGACGGGTGTTCCTCACCAGCAGCTCATCTCAGCCATCAGTCTGCCCATCATCGGTCAGGACGGCAACGCCACCAAGATCATCATCAACTACAGCCTCGATCCCAGCCAGACCCAGCTCACTGCCCAGAACCTGAAGAAGGAACCTCAGACCCTGGCTACAATGCCAGGCCAGCCCCTGGCCGAGGCTGCCATAGAGCCCTGCAGCAAGGCCCAGCAGAGACTCCCAGAGGACCTGACACTCAGCAGGCCCCCCAGGAGCAAAGAGGAGAAGATGGAAGAGGAAAacgagaaggaggaggggggcgAGACCACTAAGACCTGTCTGCTCTGTGACGACTGCCCCGGTGGTCTGGACATGCTCCACGCACTCGAGCACTGTAAGAAAGCCTCAGGCCTCAAGATCAATGGGGACAAATCCGAGTCGCCCATAGCCTCGTTACTGTCCAAGGGGGTCGGGAACCAGCCCAAGAACCTCCTGTCCCTCCTCAAGGCCTACTTCGCCTTAAACGCTGAGCCAACCAAGGAGGAGCTCAGCAAGATCTCAGATTCAGTCAGCCTGCCCACCGACGTGGTCAAGAAGTGGTTTGACAAGATGCAGAGCAGTCAGGTTTCACTAGGAGCTCCGACACCTCCGTCTGAGGAAGAGGGACCCTTGTCTGAGACTCCTGGGGCCACAGTTGTGTCCCCTAAGGTAAGATCGGAGCAGGACACAGAGGGTCCCACCATGATGCAGTCCGGCCCAGCCGAGGCCACTCCGGCTGAGGTCAACGGCTCCATGCGCTCCCCAGCCTCCCCCACACCACTAAACCTGACCGCCGGGGGGCCCgtcccagccaaaccctcctccTCAGACAGCACTGATGGCCCTCTGGACCTGTCGCTACCAAAGCCCACCCGAGAGGAGGCCGCAGCCGCCGCCACTTACCACGCCGCTGTTTACTCCCATCAGGACGAACCCCTGAACTTGACAAAGACTTGCACAACAAAGAAAGAACTTCCGCTCGCTGGCGCCGCTGGCCACCACGTGACTGGTCAACCTGTGTCCCTGTACACCGCCAGCCCACAAAGTGCCAACCCCATCAGTATCATGACCACTCAGCTGCCCAGCGGGACCATTTATGCCATCACTGACCAGGGCCGTGCAGGCATGCCCTGCCTCCGGGCAGTTACCACCAGTAACAACCAGACTATCCTCATCCCACAGCTGGCCTATACCTATACCACTACAGCTACAGCCAACAGCCCtgcagggacagagacacaggagaAGACCACACTGCAGGTCAACGGCATCAAG GAGGAGCGTCAGGACACCAGCTCAGAGGGCGTGTCCACCATGGAAGAGCTGAACGACTCAGACTCTGCCCCTTCCAGGAAGAAAATGAGGAAAACGGAGAGTGGGATGTACGCCTGTGACCTGTGTGACAAGATCTTCCAGAAGAGCAGCTCTCTGCTCCGACATAAATACGAACACACAG GCAAGCGACCCCACGAGTGCGGTATCTGCAGGAAGGCCTTCAAACACAAGCACCACTTGATAGAACACATGCGTCTCCACTCTGGAGAGAAGCCCTACCAGTGCGACAAGTGTGGCAAGCGCTTCTCTCACTCGGGCTCCTACTCCCAGCACATGAACCACCGTTACTCCTATTGCAAGAAAGAGGCGCAGGAAGGAAGTCAGGGAGGTATAGGGGAGGAGGTgctggaggaggagatggagagcccTGTGGGGTTGGCCCTGGGCCTCGGAGGGGAGCAGCAGGAGCAGTCAGACAGCAGGCCCACCTCCTCCCACCTGGACTCTGACGAGCGAGGGAGCAGCACcagggaggacgaggaggagagcgaggaggagggagaggaggaggacatggaGACAGCGgcaggggaggaggtggagggggatcCAGACAGAGTTCTGGATATGGATGATATACAGGTGGTGCGGATAGGAGACGAGGGAGGGGACGAGGAGGACGAGGCGGAGGGGGAGAAGGAAGAAGACACTGgtcgagaggagggagagaatgaggaagagcagggagtggagagagtagtggtggggggtgaaggggaggaaggagaagaagagggggTAGTGGAGGTTGAAgtaaaggaggagcaggaggaagaggaggttacAGGGAAAAAGGCAGACACAAGGCAAGAGGTACAGGAGaacagggagaaagaggaggaacaTGAAGGTGAGAAGGAACAGGCTgaggagcaggtggaggaggAGCTGTCTGAGAAGGAGGCGCTGTCTGAGAAGGAGGAGACAATGGACACAGAGAAAGGATTGACCTCGGAGGACAAGGAAGAGTCAGGGTCGAGGGCGGCGGAGGAAAGCGAGGTCATGAAAGAGAATGAAGGTGAAACAAACAGGAACACTGTTTCAGAAGACAAGAACCAGACACCGACAGGAGAGAAAGGTGATCCGAATTAA